The genomic DNA TGCTGGCGTCGCAGTACGGTCCGGCCGAGACCAGGGTGTCGAGGAAGCCGCCGCCCACATGTGGGATGCCTTCAGCGCGGCACGCGGCGTCGATCTCGAAGATCACGCCCACCGGCTGATCCACCGCGCGGACCACGAGGTCGTACCCCTGCACCGCCCGCCGGATGTCGCCCGCGTCGCGCAGATACTCCGGTGACGTGAGCACCCTCAGGTCCGGGTTGATGGCCTGCAAGGTCTGGGCCGCCACCTCGATCTTGCGCCGGCCGATGTCGTGGTCGCGGTACAGAATCTGGCGGTTCAGGTTGGAGCGCTCGATCACGTCGAAGTCGCACAGCTTCAGCGTGCCCACCCCGGCCGAGGCCAGCAAAAAGGCCACCTGCGACCCCAGGCCGCCGGCGCCGAGAATGGCGACGCGCGCCGTTTCCAGCCGCTGCTGGGCGGTAAAGACGTCCTCCCCGAGCAAGGAGAAAAACCCCAGTTGCCGGTCCACCAGGCGGGTGTTGTCGGGGGCCCAGTCGATCAGGACCTTCTCGCGGAAGAGCAGCGTGCGCTCCGCGTCGCTGAGCACGGTGAGGTGCTGCTCGGTGACCGTACGCTCGGAAAACAGGAAGTCAAAGCGTTTCTCGTCTTGGACAGCGTTGTTGTTGTGGGGTGCGCCGATGATCAGGCGGCCCCCGTGGCGCGCCTTGAACTTGTACGGATTGACGTACCACTGCCGTGTCGTTGCGGTCATACCACTCCTTGGGCGCGCGGAACGCGCCGACGCCGCAGCGCCTCACGCACGATCAACCCGATCAGCAGCAGGCCGACCATGACGCCCAGCACCGGGACATTCCCTCTCCAGGGAACGAGTTGCCACAAAAAGCCCAGCGAGTACGCGTACAGGCCCGTCACGTAGAGGCTGGAGGCCAGGCCGAAGAGCGCGAAGCTCAGGTCGCCGGCGCCCATGCGCCCGAGCTGGCCCGGGTCGCGCAGCAGCGTGCGCAGCGTGAAGGTCCCCTTGTTCATCAGGTTGTTCTCGCCCAGGGCGTTGCTGAGCAGCCAGTAGCCGTCGGTCCGCACGAAGGGAATCAGGTTGATGACGAAGTACCCCAGGTTGATCAGGCAGTAGTGGCCCAGGAGGGGATTACTGGTCGCGTACCACAGCGCGCTCGCCAGAGCCAGCGGGTAGATCTGGAACATGAATCCACCCAGCGCGGTGGCGAAGCGCACGCGCCGGTCATACAACCACGTGTCGCTGACGTCGGCGTAGCCCGCCGGTTGCAGAAAGAAGATGGCGACGCCGACCGAGCGGGGACGCACGCCGTAATGCGCCGCAACCATGGCGTGCCCAAGCTCGTGAACGAGTGTCGTGGCAATGATCAGAACCCAGAGCGTCAACACTTCCCCGAGCCCCACGGCCGTGATGGGGGGCAATGCGGGCGACTTCACCACCGCCACGCCCAGAGACGCCAGGCCGAGCAGGACGCTCAGCGCCACACGTGCGGGCGTCAGGATGCGGCCCTGAAATCGCGCCGTCCACGCCGCCGAGGGACGCCACAGGGGAAACTTGATGAGGCCGCGCAGGAAGCTCTGCCACAGCGACCGGCTGGGCGACGCGCCAGCGACGAAGCCCTGCAATTGTGCGTAGACCTTCTGTGATTGCCCGTATGACAGGGTTTGCTGGAGGTGACGCAACGTCGCCGCCTCGTCGACCGGAACGTTCTGGCTGGACAGACCGCTCAGCAGGTCGTACATCAAGCGGCTGACGCCGAAGTACTTTTCGCCGACGCGCACGTGGTGCAGCCCCTTGTCCGCCGCCGCACCGAGCGCGATGTGATCTCTCCATGTCGCTTCGCTCATGGCTGTTGGTGTGGGGGACCCGGGCAAACGGCCCGGGTCCCCCACGCTCCGCTCAGGTGAAAGCGATGATGCCGACGACGCTGGCCACGACGCCGAGGCCCACGGCGAAGCCCTCCGCGAAGTCCTTGGCGTTCGAGAGGGTCTCGAATTCGTCGAGTTCGGTCAGTTCCAGCTCGGTGGTGACGTCGGTCAGGATCAGGTCGGTCATGGCGGGCTCCTTGGAATGGCTGTGAAGAGAGGAATGACGGGTCACCAGGACGATGGAACCGGCGTGCTCAGGAGGTGACGGCGGCCAGGATGATCAGACCGGTCACGACACCCGCACCGGCGCCAGCCCACCAGGCGGCTTCGCTGCCCGCGTTGATGTCGTCGAGCATCTCGAACTCGAACTGCTCCGGGGCGGCCAGCGGGGCGGGCGAAACCTGCACGAACTCTGTGGCGGACACGAACATACGGCACCTTCTCTTTCTCCCCGAAATAAATTTACGTCGTTATCAAATAACCGAGTGCAGTTATAAGTTTGCGGTGAGGCCAATAACTTTTAAATGCTCTTTGCTATTGATTCTCGAACGTGTTTCAGGGCTGATGAAAGGGTACAGACGAATCATGGAACCGAAATGAAACGCCAGAAGGAAAGGCTCAAACAGGTTGGGGGACTGACACGTCTTGGCACAGAGACCGTTTCACATCCACTTCATTGAACAGAAGTAGAACGGACCACCGTTCGGGGAGGGGGTGAGCCCCGTGACGGGACCGCACGGGCGCCATCTCTCCATCGCGCTCGGAACAGTCGGGAAACGAGGTGAACGTATGTTGAAACTCAGTCCTTCCGCGCTCCTGGTCCTGGGTCTCCTGCTGTTGGTGACCTCTCTCGTCGTCCGGCGCTTCGCGCTGGCACCGTCGTTCGTGGACGGCTTCCTGATCGGGCTGTCCATCGTGCTGTTGATCGGCGGGCTGGTGCGCAGCGGCTCTCTGCTGCGCAGTTGATTTCAACTCGGCGAGCTGGTGGGATGGTGTCACTCCGGGGCGGCTGAGCGCCGCCCCTTGCCGTGGTGACCGCCAGGGCGTGTTCTGGAAGAGTTTCCCCCCGTATGAGCGCAGGGTGTCGCGTTGGGGAGCGTGCGGGGTGACGCCCGATACAAGGTCGGCCAGGAAGTCGACAAAGCTTTCCCCCTCACGGGATCACGTGGGCGGTCGGCATCTTCAGGCAACGAAAGATGTTTCCGTGAACACGTGGAGTCGCACGGCCGCCCTCCGGAGGTCAGGGACCGTCCGGGCAACCTTGAGTGAGAGGCACGCCCCTGACGGGATGTGCTGCACGCCTGGCCGCCGCACCACCGACCGACCGTGAGGGGTGATAGAGGCGAGACGCTGGGGACGAGCCGGGTCCCCTCTATGATCCGGCTCGGTCGGTGCCCGCGTTTGGAAAGAGCGCGCACGGGGCGCACTCCCATGCCCACAAGGATTGATAAAGTCCTGCTAGAGCGTGCCGCCGAGGCCGGAGAGGTTCTGTCCGGCGGCGACGGAGAGGGCGGCGAGGGCTTCGAGCACCGCGTCCTGCGCCTGGAGGCGGGCGAAGCGGGCCTGCTTGAGCGCGAGTTGCGTCTCCTGAAGCGTCACCGCGCTGATCGTCCCGCTCCTGAGCCGCGCCGCGTCCTGGGTGTAGCTCCTCTGCGCGGCGGCCTCGCGGCTTTGCGCCACCCCAAGCTGCGCCGCCGCGTTCTGGGCCGTCTGGTACGCGCCCGCCAGCGTCGTCTGGGCGTTCTTCTGCGCCGCGTCGAGGCTCCGCCCGGCGTTCGCCAGGGTGGTGCGCGCGTCGGCCAGCGTGCGCGCCGGGGTGAAGTCGTTGTCCGCCAGCCGGACGGCCAGTTGCGCCTCGGAGACCGCCTGCCCGGCGCTCACCACCCCCGTCAGGTTCGTGTTGAGCCCGGTGCGCAGCGAGGCGAGGCTGGTCTTGAGGGGGGGGACGTTCGGCGGTCCCGCTGCCCGCACACCGCCGGAAAGCCCCGTCAGGGTGGCGAGGCGGGCGGAGGCGAGGTTGACCTGGGCGCGGGCGTCGGCGAGGTCCTCGGTGCTGCCCGCCAGGGTGTTCTGGGCGCGCTGCACGTCGAGGGGGGTGGCGTTGCTCACGCTGAGCTTGACCCGCGCGACCTGGAGGGCCTTCTGGTCGACCTGCACCTGGAGGGCCTGGAGTTCGACGTTCTCCTGCGCCTCCAGCAGCGCCGTGTAGGCGTTGACGGTGCTCTGAAGCGTGGAGAGCCGGGCGGCCCGGAGCCCGACCCGGGCGAGCGCCTGGGTGTTCTGGGCGGAGAGCTTGGCGGCGGCGAGGGTGCTGGGGTCGGCCTGGGCGGCCTTGTTGGTGGCGGTGGCCTTGTCGAGGTTGGCCTGGGCGGTGCGGACGTCGGTGCCACCCGCGAGGGCGGACTGTATGGCGCGGGTGAGCGTGAGGGCGGACTGGGCCGTTGCCGCCGGGAGGAGCAGCGCGGCGGACAGGGCGAGGGTACGGTTCACTGGGGGCCTCCGGCGGCGTTCTGGAGTCGGATCAGGGCGAGCTGCGCCGTGGCGCGCGCCTGCACCAGGTTCCGCTGCGCCTGGGCCAGCCGCGCGAGTGCTCCCTCCAGCGTCAGGGGAGCGGCTGACGTGGCAGTTTGGCTGGCCGACCTACCGGCACGTTGAGCGGAGGCCGCATGGCCGACCACGGCGAGCAGAAGGAGGGAGGAGAAGCGGCGCATGTCAGTTCCGGAAGAGCATGTGTTCGCGACGAAACCCCAGCCAGACGAGCGTGACTGCCAGGGCCGCCGTCAGAAGATTGGTCAGCCCGGCCAGGATGACGGCTTGAGGCTGCCACACACCGCGCACCAGGTCGAGGATGACCAGCATCGAGCCCACGAGGGGGATGGCGTACAGGCTGAGGTCACGTGTCAGGAAGTCGGCGAACTGGAGGCCGATGGCCGGCACCGCGATCAGCAGCGCCAGTGGCGCGACATAGGTCTGTGCCTCGCGGAAGGTGCGGGCGAAGAGCCCCAACGCCAGCAGCACGCCGGCGAGAAGGGCGGCGGTGGACAGCCCGATCAGGGTCAGGACCAGCAGCGCCGGCCAGCCCAGGGCCAGGTTCACACCGAAGGCCTGGGCCGCCTCACCCTGGCCCAGCACGTGATGACCCACGGCGCTCGCCACGGCCATGCCCAGGACCGTGAAGACGCTGGCCGTGACCGCGAAGACCATGACTCCGATGAATTTCCCCAAAACGACGTCAAGACGGGACACGGGGGTCACCAGGAGCGCTTCCAGGGTGCCGCGCTCCTTTTCTCCAGCGGTGGCGTCGATGGCGGTCGCCTGACCTCCCATCAGCAGCCACAGCGTGAGGAAATACGGAATCAGGAACGAGAGGGGCCCGCTTGTTCTCTGCGCAGAGGTGGCGGTGTCTACCGGCTGTCCCACCAGGGGGCGAGAGGTCTGCGGCGGCAAGCCCGCCTGTTGCAGACGCGCTTCGGTTAAGGTCCGGCTGTACGCATCGACAGCATTCGTGACCTTGTCGAGAATCAGTTGTGAGTTCTGATCGGAGAGTTTGGCGTAAAGCCGGAGGGAAACGCTGGCACCACCCGCCCGTGTGGGCATGTGCTCGGGCACGTCGATCACGACCCTGAAATCCCCGTTCCGCACAGCATCGGTCGTTCGGTTGGTTGGAACCAGCCGCACGCCCCTGGCCTGTGCCGTATCGGCGGTCAGGGCCGCCCGCAGGGCCGAGGGGAGGCGTTCCGGGTGAACGACGCCCACCACCTGACGCTGGTGTTCCGTTCGGTCGAACGTATCCTGAATCAGCAGGGGAAGAGCAATCAGAAACAACGGAATCATAACCAGGGGAAAAACGATGCCTGCCATCACGGAGCGGCGATCACGCAATGCCGAGCGCAGCTCTTTGGCGGCAATTCTCAGAATGTAGTTCCAGTGCATGCCGGGGGCCCGAACCTAGGAGCCGAACAGGCTGGCCCTGGGGCCACGCACCAGGTCGAAATAGGCCTGCTCGAGGGTCGCCGCATTGACGCGCGCCTTGAGGCAGACGATGGTTCCCTCGGCCTTGATCCGGCCCTCGTGCAAGATGACCGCACGGTCACACAACTCCTCGGCCTCGCCCAGGATATGCGTGGAGTACAACACGGTCTTGCCCGCCTGCCGGAAGGCCTGTGCAAAATCGAGGACCGCTCGGCGGGCCACGATATCCAGGCCGTTGGTGGCCTCGTCCAGAATGACGACGCTGGGATCATGAATGACGGCGCGCGCGATCACGATCTTTTGCTTCATGCCGGTCGAGTAGTGTCGGGTCCGGCGGTCGAGGAGTTCGTCCATCTGAAGCTGTTGGGCCAACCCGGCGATGCGGCGTGCCGTGTCAGCCTTGCCCAACCCGTAGAATCCCGCGAAATATTCCAAAACCTCGCGGCCCGTCAGGTGGTCGTACAGCCCCATGCCTCCACTGACCACGCCGATGTCGCGGCGGACGGCTGCCGGGGCGCGGCGAATGTCATGCCCGTTGATCAGCGCGGTGCCGTCGGTGGGGGTGAGCAGCGTCGCGAGCATCCGCAACGTGGTGGTCTTGCCCGCTCCGTTGGGACCCAGGAGGCCGAAGATTTCCCCGGCGCGCGCCTGAAAGGAAACCTCGCTCACGGCGACGACCCGGCGTGAGTAACGCTTGGTCAGAGCCTTCACCTCCACCGAAGTCGCCTGGTGGATCATCTCCGCCGACGTCTCCGGTAGCACCGGCGAGTACAGGGAGGGGGAAGCGGCCAGGGTCATGTCTCTCACCTCTTTCGTGCGCCATGCACTCACTCCAGTGTCGTCCGGAAATGTGGAAGGCAAGTGAAACGCCGCAGCGACAGGAGAGGTTCGCTTTTTCATTCTCGTTCCATCTCATTCCACTTTTGCTTCACGAAGACGGTCTATCACTGTGTCAAGCGAAAGCGAAAGGAGTTGGTGGCATGAAGAAGAGCAGTCTGATCAAGAAGTTCGTCTACACGCTGGTGGCGCTTACGACGGGGGGCGTCCTGGTCATGCAGTCGGCTACGGCCGCGCCAGTCTCCTCGTTCCTGCCGTACCCCCGCCCCATCAAGCCCATCGTCTGCCCTATGACGAACGTCTGGGCCTGTGATCCTCTGCCCGGTCCTTACGACCCCATCGTGCTGTACTGAACAACGTCATTTACCACGCCGACTCATAAAAATCACCGTTCACATTTTTAAGCCCGACCCGAATTAAGCGTACCGTTTCAAGTTCGATTCATCCCGAATAGTCTTGCCGGACCATCCTATGAGCTGAGTGGGCTTCTGACCCACTCAGCTCGGTCACTTTCTGTCGTCCCGATCAGGCCCTCCGAGTTGGGGCCATTGCCGAGCCGACGGGCTGCGGGCGGGAGCGACGCTCCTGACCCGGGCTGATGACGGAGCACGTCGCCCTTCGGGGGCCATTCGATCAGTTCAGCGTTCTGGGCGGTCTTCGCGCGAGCCTCACGGTCGCACGTGTCCCTCCCTGCGGCCGACCCTCCAGCTTGACCCAGCCGCCGTGCGCCTCGGCGACGCTCCGCACCACGGCGAGTCCCAGGCCGAAGCCTTCGCGCCGCTGATCCCCCCCACGCTGGAAGGGTTCTTGGAGCCGGGCGATCTGCTCAGGAGTGACGCCGACGCCATCATCCTCGACCGTCACCTCGACCTCATCGCTGACGGGGTGCACGTCGATGCGGATGCTGCCCTCGTCGGTGAATTTGATGGCATTGCCGAGCAGATTCTCGATCAGGCGCGAGACGAGCACCGGGTC from Deinococcus aestuarii includes the following:
- a CDS encoding HesA/MoeB/ThiF family protein — protein: MTATTRQWYVNPYKFKARHGGRLIIGAPHNNNAVQDEKRFDFLFSERTVTEQHLTVLSDAERTLLFREKVLIDWAPDNTRLVDRQLGFFSLLGEDVFTAQQRLETARVAILGAGGLGSQVAFLLASAGVGTLKLCDFDVIERSNLNRQILYRDHDIGRRKIEVAAQTLQAINPDLRVLTSPEYLRDAGDIRRAVQGYDLVVRAVDQPVGVIFEIDAACRAEGIPHVGGGFLDTLVSAGPYCDASTTPLAQTQAGLRDLKIPEYSKGAVFGPLTFWVASYVAGDVVRALSGVTEPLLRGRIYSLDGVTGKLFVQQV
- a CDS encoding daptide-type RiPP, translating into MTDLILTDVTTELELTELDEFETLSNAKDFAEGFAVGLGVVASVVGIIAFT
- a CDS encoding TolC family protein, with product MNRTLALSAALLLPAATAQSALTLTRAIQSALAGGTDVRTAQANLDKATATNKAAQADPSTLAAAKLSAQNTQALARVGLRAARLSTLQSTVNAYTALLEAQENVELQALQVQVDQKALQVARVKLSVSNATPLDVQRAQNTLAGSTEDLADARAQVNLASARLATLTGLSGGVRAAGPPNVPPLKTSLASLRTGLNTNLTGVVSAGQAVSEAQLAVRLADNDFTPARTLADARTTLANAGRSLDAAQKNAQTTLAGAYQTAQNAAAQLGVAQSREAAAQRSYTQDAARLRSGTISAVTLQETQLALKQARFARLQAQDAVLEALAALSVAAGQNLSGLGGTL
- a CDS encoding ABC transporter permease, producing MHWNYILRIAAKELRSALRDRRSVMAGIVFPLVMIPLFLIALPLLIQDTFDRTEHQRQVVGVVHPERLPSALRAALTADTAQARGVRLVPTNRTTDAVRNGDFRVVIDVPEHMPTRAGGASVSLRLYAKLSDQNSQLILDKVTNAVDAYSRTLTEARLQQAGLPPQTSRPLVGQPVDTATSAQRTSGPLSFLIPYFLTLWLLMGGQATAIDATAGEKERGTLEALLVTPVSRLDVVLGKFIGVMVFAVTASVFTVLGMAVASAVGHHVLGQGEAAQAFGVNLALGWPALLVLTLIGLSTAALLAGVLLALGLFARTFREAQTYVAPLALLIAVPAIGLQFADFLTRDLSLYAIPLVGSMLVILDLVRGVWQPQAVILAGLTNLLTAALAVTLVWLGFRREHMLFRN
- a CDS encoding ABC transporter ATP-binding protein, which codes for MTLAASPSLYSPVLPETSAEMIHQATSVEVKALTKRYSRRVVAVSEVSFQARAGEIFGLLGPNGAGKTTTLRMLATLLTPTDGTALINGHDIRRAPAAVRRDIGVVSGGMGLYDHLTGREVLEYFAGFYGLGKADTARRIAGLAQQLQMDELLDRRTRHYSTGMKQKIVIARAVIHDPSVVILDEATNGLDIVARRAVLDFAQAFRQAGKTVLYSTHILGEAEELCDRAVILHEGRIKAEGTIVCLKARVNAATLEQAYFDLVRGPRASLFGS